In one window of Ruminococcus albus AD2013 DNA:
- the uxuA gene encoding mannonate dehydratase: MKMSFRWYGTGNDSITLSQIRQIPGVSEIVWALHEKQPGEVWEKSEIQAVKNELDKYGFGMSVVESVNVHDDIKTAGANRDLYIENYKQTLRNLKDFGVKVVCYNFMPVFDWTRTDLFHPLPDGSTALYYEKSKIKQDPEEMAAYILKETKGYTMPGWEPERLANLKELFALYKDVDKEKLWENLKYFLEELMPVCHECDIKMAIHPDDPPWDIFGLPRLLTDESAVERFLKMVDDPYNCLTLCSGSLGSNPDNNVADIVRKHCDRIAFAHIRNVKHFDNGDFSETSHRDCDGDVGILDIIKAYHDGGFDGYIRPDHGRHIWDEKCRPGYGLYDRALGIMYILGVWDMLDKLNEK, translated from the coding sequence ATGAAAATGTCATTCCGCTGGTACGGCACGGGAAACGACAGCATTACGCTCTCGCAGATACGGCAGATACCCGGCGTCAGTGAGATAGTCTGGGCACTGCATGAAAAGCAGCCCGGCGAAGTCTGGGAAAAATCTGAGATACAGGCTGTCAAGAACGAACTGGACAAGTACGGCTTCGGCATGAGCGTTGTGGAATCGGTGAACGTACACGATGATATAAAGACCGCGGGGGCAAACCGCGATCTCTACATAGAGAACTACAAGCAGACGCTCAGAAATTTAAAAGATTTCGGTGTGAAAGTAGTCTGCTATAATTTCATGCCTGTTTTCGACTGGACGAGGACAGACCTTTTCCACCCTCTGCCCGACGGTTCAACTGCGCTTTATTACGAAAAAAGCAAGATAAAGCAGGATCCCGAGGAGATGGCAGCCTATATCCTGAAAGAGACTAAAGGCTACACCATGCCCGGCTGGGAACCCGAAAGACTGGCAAATCTGAAAGAGCTTTTCGCCCTTTACAAGGACGTTGACAAGGAAAAACTCTGGGAGAACCTGAAATACTTCCTTGAAGAGCTTATGCCCGTTTGCCACGAGTGTGATATCAAAATGGCTATACACCCCGATGACCCGCCCTGGGATATATTCGGGCTTCCACGCCTGCTGACCGATGAATCAGCTGTGGAACGTTTCCTTAAAATGGTAGATGACCCATACAACTGTCTGACACTTTGCTCGGGCTCACTGGGTTCAAATCCCGATAACAATGTAGCTGACATAGTGAGAAAGCACTGTGACAGGATAGCCTTTGCGCATATCCGCAACGTCAAGCATTTCGATAACGGAGATTTCAGCGAAACCTCTCACCGCGACTGCGACGGTGATGTAGGCATACTGGATATCATCAAAGCATACCACGACGGCGGTTTTGACGGATATATCCGCCCCGATCACGGCAGACACATATGGGACGAGAAATGCCGTCCCGGCTATGGGCTGTATGACAGGGCGCTGGGCATAATGTACATACTCGGTGTATGGGATATGCTGGACAAGCTGAACGAAAAATAA
- a CDS encoding ABC transporter ATP-binding protein: MKKILAQIKQYKKDTILTPFYAMLEVVMEVLLPYIMAMIIDKGIEKNDMKAVGLYGGLMAGAAVVSLFSGIMSGVHGARASTGFACNLREEIYRKIQTFSFGNIDKFSTAGLVTRMTTDVTNIQNAFQMCIRIAVRAPFMLISSMVMSFLVSPRMSSMFLVALLVLAVALSLVVRFAMKTFSAAFQKYDELNSSVQENVSAIRVVKAYVREDYEKLKFRKASGNLYNMFVKAESIVALNNPVMMFVSYSAIIAISWLGAHMIVGGTLTTGELTSLFSYIFSAFISLMMLSFIFVMISMSTASIKRISEVLDEEPDLSDKADTIKEMKDGSIDFEHVDFAYFKGENKEVLHDIDLHIKSGETIGIIGPTGSGKTSLVNLISRLYDVTSGSVKVGGVDVRDYDMEFLRNNVSVVLQKNVLFSGTIIDNLRWGNEDATEEECIEACKSACADEFIERMPDKYNSRIERGGANVSGGQKQRLCIARALMKSPKVLILDDSTSAVDTATDAKIKQAFAEKIPGTTKIIIAQRISSVEKADRILVIEDGRITGIGTHEELLKTSETYADIYSSQAGGGGDFDRPENADGKAVSIRKEGV; the protein is encoded by the coding sequence ATGAAGAAGATCCTAGCTCAGATAAAGCAGTATAAAAAGGATACTATCCTCACGCCTTTTTATGCGATGCTGGAAGTCGTTATGGAAGTGCTGCTGCCCTACATAATGGCGATGATAATCGACAAGGGAATTGAAAAAAACGATATGAAAGCAGTGGGGCTCTACGGCGGACTGATGGCGGGTGCGGCTGTGGTCAGCCTGTTTTCGGGCATCATGTCGGGAGTACATGGCGCAAGAGCCTCAACAGGTTTTGCCTGCAATCTGCGAGAGGAGATATACCGTAAGATACAGACATTCTCCTTCGGTAATATCGACAAGTTCTCAACTGCAGGCCTGGTAACGCGAATGACTACTGATGTAACCAATATACAGAACGCTTTCCAGATGTGCATACGCATAGCAGTTCGTGCACCTTTTATGCTGATAAGCAGTATGGTGATGAGTTTCCTGGTAAGCCCGCGAATGAGCAGTATGTTCCTTGTGGCATTGCTGGTGCTTGCTGTGGCGCTTAGTCTGGTGGTAAGGTTCGCCATGAAGACATTCAGCGCGGCTTTTCAGAAATACGATGAGCTCAATTCCAGCGTACAGGAAAATGTATCGGCTATACGAGTTGTAAAGGCATATGTACGTGAGGACTACGAAAAGCTGAAATTCCGCAAGGCATCGGGCAACCTTTACAATATGTTCGTCAAGGCGGAGAGCATTGTGGCACTGAACAACCCTGTAATGATGTTTGTCAGCTACTCGGCTATCATTGCTATAAGCTGGCTGGGCGCTCACATGATAGTGGGCGGCACACTCACAACAGGTGAGCTGACCAGCCTGTTCTCCTACATTTTCAGCGCTTTCATCTCGCTGATGATGCTCTCGTTCATATTCGTTATGATATCCATGTCAACTGCCAGCATAAAGCGTATCAGCGAGGTGCTGGATGAAGAACCCGACCTCTCCGACAAGGCTGACACCATCAAGGAGATGAAGGACGGTTCCATCGACTTTGAGCACGTTGATTTTGCATACTTCAAGGGCGAGAACAAGGAAGTACTCCACGATATCGACCTGCATATTAAATCGGGCGAAACTATCGGTATAATAGGACCTACAGGTTCGGGCAAGACCTCTCTTGTCAACCTTATAAGCAGACTTTACGATGTTACATCGGGGTCAGTTAAGGTCGGCGGAGTAGATGTAAGAGATTATGATATGGAATTCCTCAGAAACAATGTATCTGTGGTATTGCAGAAGAACGTGCTGTTCTCTGGCACTATCATCGATAATCTCCGCTGGGGCAATGAGGATGCTACCGAAGAGGAATGCATAGAAGCTTGCAAGTCGGCTTGTGCAGATGAATTCATCGAGCGTATGCCCGATAAGTATAACTCCCGTATCGAACGCGGCGGCGCTAACGTTTCGGGCGGACAGAAGCAGAGACTCTGTATAGCAAGAGCGCTGATGAAGAGCCCAAAGGTGCTTATCCTCGACGATTCCACCAGTGCGGTGGATACTGCTACTGATGCGAAGATAAAGCAGGCTTTCGCCGAGAAGATACCCGGCACTACAAAGATAATAATCGCACAGCGTATATCCAGCGTTGAAAAGGCTGACAGGATACTCGTTATCGAAGATGGCAGGATAACCGGCATCGGCACTCACGAAGAACTGCTGAAGACCAGCGAGACCTACGCTGATATTTACAGTTCACAGGCAGGCGGCGGAGGAGATTTCGACCGTCCCGAGAACGCCGATGGCAAAGCTGTAAGCATAAGAAAGGAGGGAGTATAA
- the gpr gene encoding GPR endopeptidase: MKDLRTDLAVEAARRLSLSRDLEGVSRKIDILSDAQLEIADITIETSAAANELCRPKGRYVTLKAIDSTFENFCPCRDSRIQTIANTLRSLAVGAEHILVAGLGNRHLTADALGPLTVDKIFATRHIKRLAHELDTDELTEVSAIETGVLGQTGIESTEQIKALCEAVQPDLVIAVDALACWDLDHLGRTIQICDTGISPGSGVENSRKELSRATLGVTCIAIGVPMVVDLASAAEMIFGRPAPDGSERMTVTPGSIDKLVKSAAGYIAEGINLAFQKNMTLEELRSLS, translated from the coding sequence ATGAAAGACCTACGCACCGACCTTGCAGTTGAAGCCGCCCGCAGGCTGTCACTAAGCCGCGACCTTGAAGGCGTATCCCGAAAAATAGATATCCTGTCTGATGCACAGCTTGAGATCGCAGATATCACGATAGAGACTTCTGCCGCAGCCAACGAACTCTGCCGACCCAAGGGACGGTATGTCACCCTGAAAGCCATAGACAGCACTTTTGAGAATTTCTGTCCCTGCCGCGACAGCCGTATACAAACCATAGCAAACACCTTGCGAAGTCTTGCGGTCGGAGCCGAGCACATACTTGTGGCTGGTCTTGGCAACAGACATCTTACCGCCGATGCACTTGGTCCGCTGACGGTGGATAAGATATTCGCCACCAGACATATCAAGCGTCTTGCCCATGAACTGGACACCGACGAACTGACGGAAGTATCGGCTATTGAAACAGGTGTGCTTGGACAGACTGGCATAGAGTCTACCGAGCAGATCAAAGCCCTGTGTGAAGCCGTTCAGCCTGACCTTGTGATAGCTGTTGACGCTCTCGCCTGCTGGGATCTGGATCATCTCGGGCGGACGATACAGATATGTGACACAGGCATATCTCCGGGCAGCGGTGTTGAGAATTCCCGCAAAGAACTTTCCCGTGCGACCCTCGGCGTGACCTGCATAGCTATCGGCGTTCCAATGGTGGTAGACCTTGCGTCAGCCGCCGAGATGATATTCGGCAGACCCGCCCCCGATGGCAGTGAGCGCATGACCGTCACCCCGGGAAGCATAGACAAACTTGTGAAATCAGCAGCGGGGTATATCGCTGAGGGGATAAATCTTGCTTTTCAGAAAAACATGACCCTTGAGGAACTGAGAAGCTTGTCTTAA
- a CDS encoding MarR family winged helix-turn-helix transcriptional regulator: MRKEIQKEVIIASKYVHQKIGCIINSELAHNDITAAQSHVLMFIMCHEPPVYPSDIQREMHISGATVSGLVKKLRSKGYLTMEGCDTDERRRGLIATEKAAMHKAEIENCMGSIEDKAFKGFEEDELETLNKLLSRMAENLKDAEKEGQDK; the protein is encoded by the coding sequence GTGAGAAAAGAAATACAGAAAGAAGTTATAATAGCCTCTAAGTATGTTCATCAGAAAATAGGATGTATAATCAATTCCGAGCTCGCCCACAACGATATAACTGCGGCGCAGAGCCATGTGCTGATGTTCATCATGTGCCATGAACCGCCTGTTTATCCGTCGGATATACAGCGGGAGATGCATATATCAGGGGCAACGGTCTCGGGGCTTGTGAAAAAGCTGAGGTCGAAAGGATACCTTACGATGGAGGGCTGTGACACCGATGAACGCAGGCGAGGTCTGATAGCCACCGAAAAGGCTGCTATGCACAAAGCTGAGATAGAAAACTGCATGGGCAGTATCGAAGACAAGGCTTTCAAGGGATTTGAGGAAGATGAACTTGAAACTCTGAATAAACTGCTGTCGCGGATGGCAGAAAATTTAAAAGACGCTGAAAAGGAGGGTCAGGATAAATGA
- the uxaC gene encoding glucuronate isomerase, with protein sequence MDNTKRAFMDKDFLLDTEEARILFHKYAEDMPIIDYHCHIDPKDIAEDRNFDSITELWLGGDHYKWRAMRQCGIAEKYITGKEDSRERFRLWCRTLSQAVGSPLYHWSHLELQRYFDCTLPICEKNADEIFDLCNAKLQSGELSAKKIIGMSKVRVVGTTDDPCDDLKWHKAIAEDKSLGCRVIPTFRPDKVLLIEDGGFGDYVSALGKAAGVDVNSFENLKKALSTRIDFFAGMGCKSSDQSTVMFPCDRISEAECERIFRKGMANETVTEEERLSFITEVMLFLGKEYRRHGWVMQLHFGVARNSNSRMFEAVGRDTGFDRIHSDAPIESLAAFLDELDKTDSLPKTVLYSLDPSMNTALDVLAKCFNDEGVCGKVQHGAAWWFNDNLGGMKDHLRSFCEQGVLGNFIGMLTDSRCMLSYTRHEYFRRILCAFIGRLCADGELYWDEENLGEIVKNVSFNNAMKFFGME encoded by the coding sequence ATGGATAACACAAAACGAGCGTTTATGGATAAGGATTTTCTTCTGGATACCGAAGAAGCACGTATACTGTTCCATAAGTACGCAGAGGATATGCCTATAATCGACTATCACTGCCACATCGACCCGAAGGATATCGCCGAGGACAGGAACTTCGACAGCATAACCGAACTCTGGCTAGGGGGTGACCACTACAAGTGGCGTGCAATGCGTCAGTGCGGTATAGCCGAGAAGTACATAACAGGCAAAGAGGACAGCCGCGAGCGTTTCAGGCTCTGGTGCAGAACGCTTTCACAGGCTGTGGGGAGTCCCCTTTATCACTGGAGTCATCTGGAATTGCAGAGATATTTTGACTGCACTCTTCCGATATGCGAAAAAAACGCGGACGAGATATTCGACCTGTGCAATGCAAAACTGCAAAGCGGCGAACTTTCAGCAAAGAAGATAATAGGTATGTCGAAAGTAAGGGTCGTAGGCACTACCGATGACCCCTGCGACGATCTGAAGTGGCACAAAGCCATAGCAGAGGATAAAAGTCTCGGGTGCAGGGTGATACCCACATTCCGACCGGACAAGGTACTGCTTATAGAGGACGGCGGATTCGGGGATTATGTCAGTGCGCTCGGAAAAGCAGCGGGAGTTGATGTTAACAGCTTTGAGAACTTGAAAAAAGCGCTGTCCACGAGGATAGACTTCTTTGCAGGCATGGGCTGCAAAAGCAGTGACCAGAGCACGGTTATGTTCCCCTGTGACCGCATAAGTGAAGCGGAGTGTGAGCGCATTTTCCGCAAGGGCATGGCGAATGAAACCGTCACCGAGGAGGAAAGGCTGAGCTTCATAACCGAGGTCATGCTGTTTCTCGGCAAAGAGTACCGCCGTCACGGCTGGGTGATGCAGCTCCATTTCGGCGTTGCGAGAAATTCCAACAGCCGTATGTTTGAAGCTGTCGGCAGAGATACGGGATTCGACCGCATACACAGCGATGCCCCCATAGAGAGCCTTGCGGCTTTTCTTGATGAACTTGACAAGACCGACAGTCTGCCGAAAACAGTGCTTTACAGCCTTGACCCTTCGATGAACACAGCCCTTGATGTGCTGGCGAAGTGCTTCAATGATGAGGGCGTGTGCGGCAAGGTACAGCACGGCGCGGCTTGGTGGTTCAATGATAATCTGGGCGGCATGAAAGATCATCTGCGCAGTTTTTGCGAGCAGGGCGTACTGGGCAATTTTATCGGTATGCTGACGGATTCGCGGTGTATGCTTTCATACACAAGACACGAATATTTCAGGCGGATACTCTGCGCATTTATAGGCAGACTTTGTGCCGACGGCGAGCTGTATTGGGATGAAGAAAACCTGGGTGAG
- the rpsT gene encoding 30S ribosomal protein S20 — MPNIKSAKKRVKVIEKKTLRNKAIKSDLKTALKKADAAVANNAADKEQVVRTAIKKVDMACTKGILHKNNAARKKSQLAKKLG; from the coding sequence ATGCCTAACATTAAGTCTGCAAAGAAGAGAGTTAAGGTCATCGAGAAGAAGACCCTGAGAAACAAGGCTATCAAGTCCGATCTTAAGACTGCTCTGAAGAAGGCTGATGCTGCTGTTGCTAACAATGCTGCTGATAAGGAGCAGGTAGTTAGAACCGCTATCAAGAAGGTCGATATGGCTTGCACAAAGGGTATTCTGCACAAGAATAACGCTGCAAGAAAGAAGTCTCAGCTTGCTAAGAAGCTCGGCTAA